A part of Acipenser ruthenus chromosome 48, fAciRut3.2 maternal haplotype, whole genome shotgun sequence genomic DNA contains:
- the LOC117967962 gene encoding LOW QUALITY PROTEIN: rho guanine nucleotide exchange factor 15-like (The sequence of the model RefSeq protein was modified relative to this genomic sequence to represent the inferred CDS: inserted 2 bases in 2 codons; deleted 1 base in 1 codon) translates to MSVAESMPLPRPRPRERRSRPPVKPKPAIPCKPSLSGSPENGLREPALPLLPNETRRPLAVSRSGAERAEERESAGKVQRILNHFRQQEKENVVKDAGKCPPPVSAKPSKPLRGGCAPPSEPPAPQPALEKPPLPPKEKRKEQGEHEAGRGGDKPDPDGKEAESQLQSNGSSVEAGRSLPPPGGCRRDCSCLCHQKRAGMILVWVPVGESQGEEVEWDTDSFSEEETQMVQDSPAGGQSGSNSQSSQGIPESSVTYSEMTFEVPSLDREKTETPDSPAEEDPVYESTIETCRPEVAKETSARVPKPPRKFKQPPQASSSTEREVEEEEEEEEEPPPALPPRMPRKPPRPASVPHGGQGAVLQAESRQSLNLTPSSPAVVRRSCSPCPEEGVPSSLSRDPSKDEGDEIGSDWDELDDIKDISEPILTRRVSIDWEAKLQDEPLYQTYRETVISKEIKRQSVSRNLSKTSWDYSSEPSSQGPPRGQVRTGPPQSSLWQELQSVRESGVLAELTLAECKFQESMFEVLTSEASYLRSLNVLTDHFLDSXELSDTIIIRERKILFSNITRVKEVSERFLKDLEERXEESLVISDICDIIHYHAQHHFPVYIDYVRNQIYQEKTYSALMERNVQFASVITRLQESPQCQRLPFMSFLLLPFQRITRIRMLVENILKRTEEGTSEEQNASRALVSVSKIIAECNSEVGKMKQVEELIHIAKSVEFDKLKALPLISQTRYLEKRGELLEAVRGGTLFSSRPRFSPVYLFLFNDLLLITNKKSGDRYVVVDHAHRSLVQVQSNKETSLGPGLDHCFYLTILENHQGKMMERLLKAPNQSDMHRWMAAFPNPGDPEKSNDETIYEDWDCPQVQCIEAYSAQQADELSLERTDIVNVLRKTTEGWCEGIRLADGQKGWFPGSIVQEITNEHVRRRNLRERYRVIQAAEQMTKSRTIS, encoded by the exons ATGTCCGTCGCTGAGTCTATGCCCCTCCCCCGGCCACGCCCCCGTGAGAGACGGTCCCGCCCCCCTGTCAAACCGAAACCCGCCATCCCATGCAAACCGAGCCTCTCCGGCTCCCCTGAGAACGGACTGAGAGAGCCCGCCCTGCCCCTCCTCCCGAACGAGACACGGCGCCCCCTAGCAGTCAGCCGCTCCGGCGCGGAGAGagcggaggagagagagagcgccggGAAGGTGCAGAGGATTCTGAATCACTTCAGACAGCAGGAGAAGGAGAACGTCGTGAAGGATGCTGGGAAATGCCCCCCTCCGGTTTCCGCCAAGCCCTCCAAACCGCTCAGGGGGGGCTGTGCCCCCCCCTCGGAGCCCCCCGCCCCGCAGCCGGCGCTGGAAAAGCCCCCGCTCCCTCCCAAAGAGAAGAGGAAAGAGCAGGGGGAGcacgaggcagggaggggggGCGACAAACCAG acCCGGATGGGAAGGAGGCAGAGTCCCAACTTCAGTCAAACGGCAGCAGCGTGGAGGCAGGCAGATCTCTGCCTCCCCCCGGTGGCTGCCGGAGGGACTGCTCTTGTCTGTGTCACCAGAAGCGGGCCGGAATGATTCTTGTGTGGGTGCCAGTGGGAGAGTCTCAGGGAGAGGAGGTAGAGTGGGACACAGACTCCTTCTCAGAGGAGGAGACCCAAATGGTCCAGGACAGCCCAGCTGGGGGTCAGTCCGGCTCCAACTCCCAGAGTTCTCAGGGAATACCTGAAAGCTCTGTGACGTATTCTGAAATGACCTTCGAAGTGCCCAGCCTGGACAGGGAGAAAACAGAGACCCCTGACTCACCCGCAGAGGAGGATCCCGTCTACGAATCGACCATCGAAACCTGTAGGCCTGAGGTCGCCAAGGAAACATCAGCCAGGGTTCCGAAGCCTCCCAGGAAGTTCAAGCAGCCCCCCCAGGCTTCCTCGTCGACGGAGagagaggtggaggaggaggaggaggaggaggaagagccgCCCCCCGCACTCCCCCCCAGAATGCCCCGCAAGCCCCCCCGGCCAGCCTCGGTGCCACACGGTGGCCAGGGAGCGGTATTGCAGGCGGAGAGCAGGCAATCTCTCAATCTCACCCCCAGCAGCCCCGCTGTGGTCAGACGGTCTTGCTCCCCTTGTCCAGAGGAAGGGGTTCCGTCTTCACTGTCCCGGGACCCCTCGAAAG ATGAGGGGGATGAGATCGGAAGTGACTGGGATGAACTTGATGATATAAAAGACATCAG tGAGCCGATTCTAACTCGACGGGTGTCGATAGACTGGGAGGCCAAACTTCAGGATG AGCCGCTGTACCAGACCTACCGGGAGACGGTCATCTCCAAGGAGATCAAGCGACAGTCTGTGTCCCGTAACCTCAGCAAGACCAGCTGGGACTACAGCAGCGAGCCCTCGAGCCAGGGCCCCCCCCGGGGCCAGGTCCGGACGGGGCCCCCTCAGAGCTCCCTGTGGCAGGAGCTGCAGTCCGTGCGCGAGAGCGGGGTGCTGGCGGAACTCACCCTCGCAGAGTGCAAGTTCCAGGAG AGCATGTTCGAGGTGCTGACGTCCGAAGCCTCGTACCTGCGCTCTCTCAACGTGCTGACGGATCACTTCCTGGACT CGGAGCTCAGCGACACCATCATCATCCGCGAGAGGAAGATCCTCTTCTCCAACATCACCCGGGTCAAGGAGGTCAGCGAGAG GTTCCTGAAGGATCTGGAGGAGA GTGAGGAGAGCCTTGTGATCTCGGATATCTGTGATATTATCCATTACCACGCCCAGCACCACTTCCCCGTGTACATCGACTACGTGAGG AACCAGATCTACCAGGAGAAGACCTACAGCGCCCTCAT GGAGAGGAATGTGCAGTTTGCCTCAGTGATCACTCGTCTGCAGGAGTCCCCACAGTGCCAGCGGCTGCCCTTCATGTCCTTCCTGCTGCTTCCCTTCCAGAGAATCACCCGCATCAGGATGCTGGTGGAG aacATCTTGAAGAGGACGGAGGAGGGGACCAGCGAGGAGCAGAATGCGTCCAGAGCCCTGGTCTCTGTGTCCAAG ATCATCGCGGAGTGCAACAGCGAGGTGGGGAAGATGAAGCAGGTGGAGGAGCTGATCCACATCGCCAAGAGCGTGGAGTTCGACAAGCTGAAA GCCCTGCCTCTCATCTCTCAGACCCGATACCTGGAGAAGCGAGGGGAGCTGTTGGAGGCGGTGAGGGGGGGCACCCTGTTCAGCTCCAGGCCCAGGTTCAGCCCGGTCTACCTCTTCCTCTTCAATGACCTGCTTCTCATCACCAACAAGAAGAG TGGTGATCGCTATGTGGTGGTTGACCATGCCCATCGATCTCTGGTTCAGGTTCAGTCCAATAAGGAGACGTCTCTGGGCCCCGGGCTGGATCACTGCTTCTACTTGACTATCTTGGAGAACCACCAGGGCAAGATGATGGAGCGTCTTCTCAAAGCACCCAACCA ATCAGATATGCATCGCTGGATGGCAGCGTTCCCTAATCCTGGTGATCCGGAGAAATCCAATGATGAGACTATTTACGAGGATTGGG acTGTCCACAGGTCCAGTGTATCGAGGCATACTCAGCCCAGCAGGCTGACGAGTTGAGTCTGGAGCGCACCGATATCGTCAATGTGCTGAGGAAGACGACAGAAG gCTGGTGTGAGGGGATTCGCCTGGCTGATGGTCAGAAGGGCTGGTTCCCGGGCAGCATTGTCCAGGAGATCACCAACGAACACGTGCGCCGGCGGAACCTCCGCGAGCGGTACCGCGTCATCCAGGCAGCCGAGCAGATGACCAAGAGCAGGACCATCTCCTAG